The window AATCATTTGTTGTTAAAATTGTGgaataaatataataaataatttttaatgtttacaCCTGTTATAattattacttttattttttgctttcatcgCTTGAGCGTCAATACAATCTACAAGCTTTGCCGTCTATTCGCCAAATAATTTCAGACATCAAGGCCAAAACGAAATGTAGACGTAATGCTTGTATATTGCCTGTATTCGTTGGTTTAAATAAGATTGCAAATCAACGTCACATTAAAATAGCCTTACAATTATACACAGTGACTAAATGATGGATCTATTCATCTGGGTTTTGGGGAAGAGCCATCATATTAAGGAACTCGTTTAGAAAATTTGCCAGTTGGTAATGGAATTGGACGGGAGCAATTTGCCTTCCCTGAGAAAAATTGGGATTAGCACAATCTCTCAGTAGCCGACTCGTAGGTAGTGGGAGATAACGGGAGATAAGGAGACCGGAATctagaaaaattttttgacaAACTGTTTGCAAATTGTTATTTACAGTAGGGGTATCGCAAATATTTAAGACTTTGTTACACAGCGAGCGGCAGTCAAAAAGATCGCAGTCGGAATGTTTCCAGCATTTACGACCATCCGCTACGGACCGGTCTACTACCGCCTTAGGAAAGACGGTATCGGCATCTAAGAGCACTAGGCGTCCATTGAGGAGACCAAAGTGCTCCAACTTTACGTCACAGATGTGAATGGGATCGACAAAAGACGTCTGGAGTTCGTCAAGAAGCTCAAGCATCAATTTTGCTTGTCGAACTCTGGAAACAAAATCTTGTAGCCGGTCTGAATAAATATTTAACCTAGAAATCGGTTTCGCGTATTCAACCGCATAAAAAGTACCACAGCTTGAAAGAATTTTCGGGAATAAATGCGAATGTTGATTAATCATAAGAGTGACATATTCATTGTCCTGTGATAGCTGCCACAAGTTGATCATAAGTTCTCTACTGACATCATTATGGTAGTCAACAAGAAAAGGATAAAGACGGTTCATAAGGTTTTCCTTTTGCACTCCAAAGTTAGCCAGCATTGATTGAGTAACCATTTCAACAAGTTCCTGATAGTTTGGAAATACTTCACTGGAATTTGAGGCTATCCATTGCAGGGGAATGTACTCAGATTTTACTCTGTGAGACTTGATTACAACAAGCGAGTTATTCCATAGCGCAGTGAACACAGCAAACTTCCCTTTGTGCATAGGTTCACAGGACAAAGCAGAGATCTCCCCATTGTTGCATAGAGGTTCACATAAACTGCCAAAGGCCTTTCCCTCATTGTATTCCATACACTgttaaaatatgaaatattttAGATGTGGCTCCATAACACAAAAGTATAGTGCTATTAAAGACTTACCAAGGTATTCAAGCGAGCCTCTATGTCGATATTTAAGCATATTATATTCCATTGTACGAGGTAGAACACAGAAATCATCGAAAAAGTGGAGACGAACAATACTAATAACAAGCATCTTCGGTGAAAAACGAGGTGCGTGATTTTAGATATTTTTCGTTTAACGTGTAAACGCATTTCTTGAAATAGGCAAGAAggcaaaacaaatcaaaccTGAGATCTATTACATTTTAACTGTAGGATTAGTGCAGAAGCCATGCTGTTTGTtagtgttaaatttaaataaagtttGACAGTTCTAAGCTGCCAACGCCATATGCCATCTATGTCGCCCGGCTAGTTAGGTTTTCGATGTGTCCTAGAGGTGGCGTTTATATAAAACTTTAGTCTTTTCGTATTTATCTTCTGCTAGTTTTCGTTTGTGTTTGAGTcgattcaaaaattgaaatatttcttttcGGTGTGCTTAGCAAGtattttacttttacttcGCCACATTCTATCTCCTAGCCCTTTTAGTAAAATTTTCTCCGTGTAGAAGTCGTTATTGAAAAGTCGTTATCGTATTCAAAGTACCTTGTAAGCTGGTGTTGGGGCAATGTCCAATTCAGCTGGTGTTAAAAAACCTTCGAAAGCAAATTATAAATTGAAATATAAGCTCCT of the Daphnia carinata strain CSIRO-1 chromosome 10, CSIRO_AGI_Dcar_HiC_V3, whole genome shotgun sequence genome contains:
- the LOC130703252 gene encoding divergent protein kinase domain 1C-like encodes the protein MRLHVKRKISKITHLVFHRRCLLLVLFVSTFSMISVFYLVQWNIICLNIDIEARLNTLCMEYNEGKAFGSLCEPLCNNGEISALSCEPMHKGKFAVFTALWNNSLVVIKSHRVKSEYIPLQWIASNSSEVFPNYQELVEMVTQSMLANFGVQKENLMNRLYPFLVDYHNDVSRELMINLWQLSQDNEYVTLMINQHSHLFPKILSSCGTFYAVEYAKPISRLNIYSDRLQDFVSRVRQAKLMLELLDELQTSFVDPIHICDVKLEHFGLLNGRLVLLDADTVFPKAVVDRSVADGRKCWKHSDCDLFDCRSLCNKVLNICDTPTVNNNLQTVCQKIFLDSGLLISRYLPLPTSRLLRDCANPNFSQGRQIAPVQFHYQLANFLNEFLNMMALPQNPDE